The proteins below are encoded in one region of Oncorhynchus kisutch isolate 150728-3 linkage group LG14, Okis_V2, whole genome shotgun sequence:
- the LOC116353316 gene encoding extensin-like: protein MVNSSTDSSHRITQPPSPPTTSTPTSDMQLPKHLHHPPQPLSINLKPHHPGTPPSSPTLSINLKPHHPGTPWDTTILPNPSPSTLNPITPATTVLPNPLHQPQTPSPLATTILPNPLHQPQTPSPLATTILPNPLHQPETPSPLATTILPNPLHQPETPSPLATTILPNPLHQPETPSPLATTILPNPLHQPETPSPRDTTIIPNPLHVNLKPHHPWPPPSSPTLSMSTSIQANSSIIPR, encoded by the exons ATGGTAAACTCAAGCACTGACTCATCACACCGCATCACTCAGCCACCATCACCCCCAaccacctccacccccacctcagACATGCAGCTCCCCAAGCACCTCCACCATCCTCCCCAACCCCTCTCCATCAACCTCAAACCCCATCACCCTGGGACACCACCATCCTCCCCAACCCTCTCCATCAACCTCAAACCCCATCACCCCGGGACACCCTGGGACACCACCATCCTCCCCAACCCCTCTCCATCAACCTTAAACCCCATCACCCCTG CCACCACCGTCCTACCCAACCCTCTCCATCAACCTCAAACCCCATCACCCCTGGCCACCACCATCCTCCCCAACCCTCTCCATCAACCTCAAACCCCATCACCCCTGGCCACCACCATCCTACCCAACCCTCTCCATCAACCTGAAACCCCATCACCCCTGGCCACCACCATCCTACCCAACCCTCTCCATCAACCTGAAACCCCATCACCCCTGGCCACCACCATCCTACCCAACCCTCTCCATCAACCTGAAACCCCATCACCCCTGGCCACCACCATCCTCCCCAACCCTCTCCATCAACCTGAAACCCCATCACCCCGGGACACCACCATCATCCCCAACCCTCTCCACGTCAACCTCAAACCCCATCACCCCTGGCCACCACCATCCTCCCCAACCCTCTCCATGTCAACCTCCATTCAGGCCAATTCGTCCATCATCCCCAGGTAG